A part of Rattus rattus isolate New Zealand chromosome 6, Rrattus_CSIRO_v1, whole genome shotgun sequence genomic DNA contains:
- the Styk1 gene encoding tyrosine-protein kinase STYK1: MGEKGRLSRVLLECSLSDKLCVVQEKQYEVIIVPALLVGSFLILLAIILWLFIRGQRSQRQHPGPRGTTSVPASRGRSQEAVGHGEKVFVPLKETSVESFLRAVTPSLAKLQVPREQLLEVLEQIHSGSCGTLYHAKMTTMEHPNQKSVVLKALEGPVGLQEVQDFIGRIQFYQYLGKHKNLVQLEGCCTERLPLYMMLEDVVPGDLLSFLWTCRRDVMTMDGLLYDLTEKQIYHIGKQVLLALEFLQEKHLFHGDVAARNILIQSDLTPKLCHLGLAYEVHTHGAISSARSSTIPLKWLAPERLLLRPASIRGDVWSFGILLYEMVTLGAPPYPEVPPTSILQYLQRKKIMKRPSSCTHAMYNIMKYCWRWSEDSRPLPGELRLRLEAASRTANDKAVLQVPELVVPDLYADVAGISTESLSNSYSVL; this comes from the exons ATGGGAGAGAAGGGTCGCCTGAGCCGGGTGCTGTTGGAATGCAGTCTCAGTGACAAGCTGTGTG TTGTTCAAGAGAAGCAGTATGAAGTAATCATTGTTCCGGCTCTCCTGGTTGGCAGCTTCCTCATCCTTCTTGCAATCATCCTGTGGCTTTTTATCAGAGGACAGAGATCCCAAAGGCAGCACCCTGGACCCCGAG GCACCACCTCTGTACCTGCATCTAGGGGCCGGAGCCAGGAAGCAGTGGGACATGGAGAAAAGGTGTTCGTGCCTCTTAAGGAAACGTCAGTGGAGAGCTTTCTACGAGCAGTTACACCTTCCCTGGCTAAGCTACAGGTGCCCAGGGAACAACTCTTGGAGGTCCTGGAGCAGATCCACAGTGGTAGTTGTGGAACCCTCTATCATGCAAAAATGACCACCATGGAGCACCCTAATCAAAAAAGCGTTGTCCTCAAGGCTCTGGAAG GCCCAGTTGGACTCCAGGAGGTCCAGGATTTTATAGGGCGAATCCAATTCTATCAGTACCTGGGGAAACATAAGAACCTGGTACAGCTGGAAGGCTGCTGTACAGAAAGGCTGCCACTCtacatgatgctggaggatgtGGTCCCAGGGGATCTGCTCAGCTTTCTTTGGACCTGTCGCAGG gACGTGATGACCATGGATGGCCTGCTCTACGatctcacagaaaaacaaatatatcacATTGGAAAGCAGGTCCTTTTGGCCCTG GAATTCCTGCAGGAGAAACATCTATTTCATGGGGATGTGGCCGCCAGGAATATCCTGATCCAGAGTGACCTGACTCCCAAACTTTGTCATCTGGGCTTGGCATATGAAGTTCATACCCACGGGGCCATCTCCTCTGCTCGCTCCAGCACCATCCCTCTCAAGTGGCTCGCTCCAGAACGGCTTCTCCTGAGACCTGCAAGCATCAGGGGAGATGT TTGGTCCTTTGGGATCCTGCTTTATGAGATGGTGACTCTAG GGGCACCTCCATACCCTGAAGTCCCTCCCACCAGCATCCTACAGTatcttcagagaaagaaaatcatgaagAGACCCAGCAGCTGCACACATGCCAT GTACAACATCATGAAGTACTGTTGGCGCTGGAGTGAGGACAGCCGTCCCTTACCTGGTGAGCTGCGCCTGCGCCTGGAAGCTGCCTCTAGAACCGCCAATGACAAGGCTGTGTTGCAAGTGCCAGAGTTAGTGGTGCCTGATCTGTATGCAGATGTGGCTGGCATCAGTACAGAGAGCCTTTCCAATAGCTACAGTGTCCTTTGA